A region from the Halobacillus mangrovi genome encodes:
- the hemW gene encoding radical SAM family heme chaperone HemW produces the protein MNIPSAYIHIPFCQQICHYCDFTKFFYNERLADEYLVALEKEIHTYIPEGKAKVKTIFVGGGTPTAVNHSQLDKLLKMIDDHFDIAGCEEYTFEANPGDLDVEKVRLLKAYGVNRISLGVQVFDDEMLEKIGRVHKVKDVYTNVDRLLQVGLSNVSIDLMYGLPGQTVRDFEKTIDEAMQFGLPHYSSYSLQIEPKTIFYQRYKKGTLVKPPEEDEAEMYELLQKKLADQGVHQYEISNFSKPGFESKHNLTYWNNEYYYGIGAGAHGYMPGKRTINIRPLPAYVKQAMENGQPILHEEPVGVKEQMEEEMFLGLRKTEGVSEAGFERKYGQKLEDVFGDALPTLKQRNLIVEDNGLVRLTDRGRILGNEVFREFLLDD, from the coding sequence ATGAATATCCCATCCGCATATATACACATCCCCTTTTGTCAGCAAATCTGCCATTACTGTGATTTTACGAAGTTCTTTTATAATGAACGGCTCGCCGATGAATATTTGGTTGCCCTGGAAAAAGAGATCCATACGTACATTCCAGAAGGAAAAGCAAAGGTAAAGACCATCTTTGTCGGAGGAGGGACGCCAACTGCTGTCAATCATAGTCAGTTGGATAAACTGCTAAAGATGATTGATGACCATTTTGATATTGCTGGTTGTGAAGAGTATACGTTTGAAGCGAATCCAGGAGATCTGGATGTAGAAAAAGTAAGACTATTAAAGGCATACGGTGTTAATAGAATCTCATTAGGAGTACAGGTTTTTGATGATGAGATGCTAGAAAAAATTGGACGTGTACACAAGGTGAAAGACGTGTACACAAATGTTGACCGGCTTCTCCAGGTGGGGCTATCCAATGTGAGTATCGATTTGATGTATGGGCTGCCGGGCCAGACGGTACGTGATTTTGAGAAGACGATAGATGAGGCCATGCAATTCGGGCTGCCTCATTATTCTTCCTATTCACTTCAAATTGAACCTAAAACGATCTTCTATCAGCGCTATAAAAAAGGGACATTAGTCAAGCCACCCGAGGAAGATGAAGCTGAGATGTATGAACTGCTTCAGAAAAAATTAGCTGACCAAGGAGTCCATCAATACGAAATTAGCAATTTCTCTAAGCCGGGGTTTGAAAGCAAACACAACCTGACATACTGGAATAACGAATATTATTATGGTATTGGAGCCGGTGCACACGGGTATATGCCTGGAAAAAGAACAATTAATATTCGTCCATTGCCTGCTTATGTAAAACAGGCAATGGAAAATGGACAGCCGATCCTTCATGAAGAACCAGTAGGCGTAAAAGAACAAATGGAAGAAGAAATGTTTCTCGGGTTAAGAAAGACAGAAGGTGTGTCTGAAGCAGGGTTCGAACGTAAATATGGCCAAAAGTTAGAAGATGTTTTCGGAGATGCGCTACCTACACTTAAACAAAGGAATTTAATTGTGGAGGACAATGGTTTGGTCCGCCTGACCGATCGCGGACGCATCCTTGGAAATGAAGTCTTCAGGGAATTTTTGCTTGACGATTAA
- the lepA gene encoding translation elongation factor 4: protein MTSQNKQERVRNFSIIAHIDHGKSTLADRILEKTKALTQREMKEQFLDAMDLERERGITIKLNAVQLSYHANNGEDYTFHLIDTPGHVDFTYEVSRSLAACEGAILVVDAAQGIEAQTLANVYLALENDLEIIPVINKIDLPGADPERIKQEIEDVIGIDASDAILASAKEGVGIDEILERIVTDIPAPVGDVKDPTKALIFDSLYDSYRGVIAYTCVREGSIKVGDKIKMMATGKEFEVNEVGVFRPTPTPLKELTVGDVGYLTASIKNIGDSRVGDTITLANNPAAEPLPGYKKLNPMVFCGMYPVDANKYNDLRDALERLELNDSSLQFEAETSQALGFGFRCGFLGMLHMEIIQERIEREYKIDLITTAPSVIYKVKMTDGTETNVDNPSMMPDNQKLEEVQEPFVKATIMVPNEYVGPVMEICQRKRGNFMDMQYMDDNRVNVVYEIPLSEIVYDFFDSLKSQTKGYASFDYELIGYRTSNLVKMDILLNGDTIDALSFIVHRDFAYERGKLIAEKLKELIPRQQFEVPVQAAIGNKIVARSTIKAMRKNVLSKCYGGDISRKRKLLEKQKEGKKRMKMVGSVEVPQEAFMSVLDLSED from the coding sequence TTGACTAGTCAAAATAAACAAGAAAGGGTACGTAACTTTTCGATTATTGCCCATATTGACCATGGGAAATCGACACTAGCTGATCGTATTCTTGAAAAAACGAAAGCTTTGACCCAAAGGGAAATGAAAGAACAATTCCTCGATGCAATGGATCTAGAACGTGAGCGGGGAATTACAATAAAACTGAACGCTGTACAATTAAGCTATCATGCTAATAATGGTGAAGATTATACTTTTCACTTGATTGACACCCCTGGACACGTCGATTTTACATATGAGGTGTCTCGGAGCCTGGCTGCCTGTGAAGGAGCTATATTAGTTGTAGATGCTGCACAGGGAATCGAAGCTCAAACTCTTGCCAATGTCTATTTGGCATTGGAAAACGATCTCGAAATTATTCCAGTCATAAATAAAATTGACCTTCCTGGTGCCGATCCAGAACGAATTAAACAAGAAATAGAAGATGTGATAGGGATCGATGCCTCTGATGCGATTTTAGCATCTGCTAAGGAAGGAGTCGGAATTGATGAGATTTTAGAGCGGATTGTGACAGATATTCCTGCACCAGTGGGTGATGTTAAGGATCCGACCAAAGCGTTGATTTTCGATTCGCTTTACGATTCCTACCGAGGTGTTATTGCATACACTTGTGTAAGAGAAGGTTCGATCAAAGTCGGAGATAAGATCAAAATGATGGCAACAGGCAAAGAATTTGAAGTGAATGAAGTTGGCGTATTCAGACCCACACCAACGCCTTTGAAAGAACTCACAGTCGGAGATGTAGGTTATTTGACAGCTTCTATTAAAAATATAGGAGACAGCCGGGTCGGAGATACGATCACCCTTGCCAACAACCCAGCTGCAGAACCTCTGCCTGGTTATAAGAAACTGAACCCGATGGTGTTCTGTGGAATGTATCCGGTTGATGCAAATAAATACAATGATTTAAGAGATGCTTTAGAGCGTCTTGAATTAAATGATTCTTCCTTGCAATTTGAAGCGGAGACTTCCCAAGCGTTAGGATTTGGGTTCCGTTGCGGATTCCTTGGAATGCTTCATATGGAGATCATACAGGAGCGTATTGAGAGAGAATACAAAATTGATTTGATTACAACAGCACCTAGTGTAATTTATAAGGTGAAGATGACAGACGGGACGGAAACCAACGTTGATAATCCGTCGATGATGCCCGACAACCAAAAGCTTGAAGAAGTACAGGAACCATTCGTAAAGGCTACCATTATGGTCCCTAATGAATATGTAGGGCCAGTGATGGAAATTTGCCAGCGGAAACGTGGAAACTTTATGGATATGCAGTACATGGATGATAACCGGGTGAATGTAGTGTATGAGATTCCTTTATCAGAGATTGTCTACGACTTCTTTGACTCTCTGAAGTCACAGACCAAAGGATATGCATCATTTGATTACGAGCTCATCGGTTACAGGACTTCCAACCTTGTAAAAATGGATATTCTTCTAAACGGAGATACCATCGATGCGTTATCATTCATTGTTCACCGTGATTTCGCCTATGAGCGAGGGAAACTGATTGCCGAGAAACTAAAAGAGCTGATTCCAAGGCAGCAGTTTGAAGTTCCTGTTCAGGCAGCTATCGGTAACAAAATTGTAGCCCGCAGTACCATCAAAGCGATGCGTAAAAATGTTCTTTCCAAATGTTACGGAGGAGACATTTCGCGTAAGCGTAAACTTCTAGAGAAACAAAAAGAAGGTAAGAAACGTATGAAGATGGTAGGCTCTGTAGAGGTGCCTCAGGAAGCCTTCATGTCAGTGCTTGACTTGAGCGAAGATTAA